In Bosea vestrisii, the following are encoded in one genomic region:
- a CDS encoding FAD-dependent oxidoreductase has protein sequence MPTAATRFIEEPARSIPVSAEYDVLVVGGGPSGLTAALAAAEDGLRVGLIESRSFVGGNMTIGLPVLGFLGQKGNQIIDGLPQKFIERLRRERQGASEHRPCPLHMGITLVEPEAVKTVALEMLTEAGVDVLFYTFFAGALVENDTIRGVITESKSGRTATLAKVVIDCSGDADVAYSAGVPTEKGNADGGMQPPTLMFCLAGVDTDALRLSIANAPPEARTYLTDFIPAEYFGQNHQFIVVGMRELMAKAKAERGLKIANERTIIITGLKKGEVWINMTRVKGTDGTDARSLTKGEIEGRAQIDDIVSYLVGYVPGFEKAYFTKTAPFLGIRETRRILGQYVMTQEDVLACRHFDDAIAVASYPIDIHRPADDGCTLIWCGDCYDIPYRSLVPQKIGNLLVAGRSISATHEAMGAIRVMATCMAMGEAAGRAAKISVRGNRPPAEIDVEELRRQQLEHGVYLRNPDGTRAGSPNRAAA, from the coding sequence ATGCCGACCGCAGCGACCCGTTTTATCGAGGAGCCGGCGCGCTCCATTCCCGTCTCGGCCGAGTACGACGTGCTCGTCGTCGGCGGCGGCCCTTCGGGCCTGACGGCGGCGCTTGCCGCGGCCGAGGACGGTCTGCGCGTTGGCCTGATCGAGAGCCGCAGCTTTGTCGGTGGCAACATGACGATCGGCCTGCCGGTGCTTGGTTTCCTCGGCCAGAAGGGCAACCAGATCATCGATGGCCTGCCGCAGAAATTCATCGAGCGGCTGCGCCGGGAGCGCCAGGGGGCGAGCGAGCACAGGCCTTGCCCGCTGCATATGGGCATCACTTTGGTCGAGCCCGAAGCGGTGAAGACGGTCGCGCTCGAGATGCTCACGGAAGCCGGCGTCGATGTGTTGTTTTATACCTTCTTCGCGGGCGCGCTGGTCGAGAACGACACGATCCGCGGCGTCATCACCGAAAGCAAGAGCGGCCGCACCGCGACCCTCGCCAAGGTGGTGATCGACTGCAGCGGCGATGCCGATGTCGCCTATAGCGCCGGCGTGCCGACCGAGAAGGGCAATGCCGATGGCGGCATGCAGCCGCCGACGCTGATGTTCTGCCTCGCCGGTGTCGACACCGATGCGCTGCGCCTGAGCATCGCCAATGCGCCGCCAGAGGCGCGGACCTACCTCACCGACTTCATCCCGGCCGAGTATTTCGGCCAGAACCACCAGTTCATCGTCGTCGGCATGCGCGAGCTCATGGCCAAGGCCAAGGCCGAGCGCGGGCTGAAGATCGCCAATGAGCGCACCATCATCATCACCGGCCTGAAGAAGGGCGAGGTCTGGATCAACATGACCCGCGTCAAGGGCACGGACGGCACCGACGCCCGCAGCCTGACCAAGGGCGAGATCGAGGGCCGCGCCCAGATCGACGACATCGTCTCCTACCTCGTTGGCTATGTGCCCGGCTTCGAGAAGGCCTACTTCACCAAGACCGCGCCTTTCCTCGGCATCCGCGAGACGCGCCGCATTCTCGGCCAATACGTGATGACGCAGGAGGACGTGCTCGCCTGCAGGCATTTCGACGATGCGATTGCGGTTGCGAGCTATCCGATCGACATCCACCGGCCTGCCGATGATGGCTGCACCCTGATCTGGTGCGGCGACTGCTACGACATTCCCTACCGCTCGCTGGTGCCGCAGAAGATCGGCAATCTGCTGGTTGCGGGCCGCAGCATCTCGGCGACGCATGAGGCGATGGGCGCGATCCGCGTGATGGCGACCTGCATGGCGATGGGCGAGGCGGCAGGCCGCGCCGCCAAGATATCGGTGCGCGGCAATCGCCCACCCGCCGAGATCGATGTCGAGGAGCTGCGCCGCCAGCAGCTCGAGCACGGGGTCTATCTGCGCAATCCCGACGGGACCCGCGCCGGATCGCCGAACCGCGCTGCGGCCTGA
- a CDS encoding SDR family oxidoreductase: protein MSQDLTGKVAAITGAASGIGLACAKRLIAAGVRVVLVDRDGQALAQVCKPLGTDAIPLVVDLTDPASVAGMLPQILKMAGALDIFHANAGAYVGGPVSEGDPDAWDRMLNLNVNAVFRSIHAVLPHMIARKTGDILVTSSVAGVVPVVWEPVYTASKHAVQAFVHTLRRQVIPHGLRVGAVLPGPVVTALIADWPPEKLEAERARGGLIEAEEVAEAVHFMLTRPRNVTIRDLVILPQSTDL, encoded by the coding sequence GTGAGCCAGGACCTGACCGGAAAAGTCGCTGCGATCACCGGCGCAGCCTCGGGGATCGGCCTTGCTTGCGCGAAACGGCTGATCGCCGCCGGCGTGCGCGTCGTCCTCGTCGACCGCGACGGGCAAGCGCTGGCGCAGGTCTGCAAGCCGCTCGGCACGGATGCCATCCCGCTCGTCGTCGATCTGACCGATCCCGCCTCCGTCGCCGGCATGCTGCCGCAGATCCTAAAAATGGCGGGCGCGCTCGACATCTTCCATGCCAATGCCGGCGCCTATGTCGGCGGGCCGGTCAGCGAGGGCGATCCCGACGCCTGGGACCGTATGCTGAACCTCAACGTCAACGCGGTTTTCCGCAGCATCCACGCCGTGCTGCCGCACATGATCGCACGCAAGACCGGAGACATCCTCGTCACCAGCTCGGTGGCCGGTGTCGTTCCGGTGGTCTGGGAGCCGGTCTATACGGCCTCGAAGCATGCGGTGCAGGCCTTCGTCCACACGCTGCGCCGCCAGGTCATCCCGCATGGCCTGCGCGTCGGCGCCGTCCTGCCCGGCCCGGTGGTGACGGCCCTGATCGCGGATTGGCCGCCGGAGAAGCTCGAGGCGGAGCGCGCCCGCGGCGGCCTGATCGAGGCGGAGGAAGTGGCGGAAGCCGTGCATTTCATGCTGACGAGGCCTCGCAACGTCACCATCCGCGATCTCGTCATCCTGCCGCAAAGCACGGATCTCTAG
- a CDS encoding carbohydrate ABC transporter permease, with the protein MLQRTARILPLLAPVHLLILSVIVLPSLYVVWLSLNTSSFGQAPSFVGLQNYWRVLADPAFHSALWNTVVLVVVAVHLELAVGLGMALLFASGLPFRRSLLVAVLAPYAVSEVTAVVMWRFLFDPDAGPITLALRALGLPTLDWSFEPSHAMGLIGLLTIWLHLPFTFVIVYAARLAIPAELYEAARIDGATRWQAFRRVTLPLLGPAMLIALLFRYIFAFRLFSEAWLLTKGGPARSTEVVAIYLYQEAFSFNAFGPAAATAWIMVLASLLLAGAYVLLLRRGGVAHAH; encoded by the coding sequence GTGCTTCAAAGAACGGCACGGATACTGCCGCTGCTTGCGCCGGTGCATCTGCTCATCCTGAGCGTGATCGTGCTGCCGTCGCTCTATGTCGTCTGGCTGAGCCTCAACACCTCGAGCTTCGGCCAGGCGCCGAGCTTCGTTGGCCTGCAGAACTATTGGCGCGTCCTCGCCGATCCAGCCTTTCACAGCGCGCTGTGGAACACGGTCGTTCTCGTCGTCGTCGCCGTGCATCTGGAGCTCGCTGTCGGCCTCGGCATGGCCCTGCTCTTCGCCAGCGGCCTGCCGTTCCGGCGCTCTCTGCTGGTCGCCGTGCTCGCGCCCTATGCCGTCAGCGAAGTCACCGCCGTGGTGATGTGGCGCTTCCTGTTCGATCCCGACGCCGGCCCGATCACGCTCGCGCTGCGGGCGCTCGGCCTGCCGACGCTCGACTGGTCGTTCGAGCCGTCGCACGCGATGGGACTGATCGGCCTTTTGACGATCTGGCTGCACCTGCCCTTCACCTTCGTTATCGTCTATGCGGCGCGCCTCGCCATCCCGGCCGAGCTCTATGAGGCGGCCCGGATCGACGGGGCGACGCGCTGGCAGGCCTTCCGGCGCGTGACGCTGCCGCTGCTCGGCCCGGCGATGCTGATCGCGCTGCTCTTCCGCTACATCTTCGCCTTCCGACTGTTCTCGGAGGCCTGGCTGCTGACCAAGGGCGGGCCGGCACGCTCGACCGAGGTGGTGGCGATCTACCTCTATCAGGAAGCCTTCAGCTTCAACGCCTTCGGCCCGGCCGCCGCGACGGCCTGGATCATGGTGCTGGCGTCGCTCCTGCTCGCCGGCGCCTACGTCCTCCTGCTCAGGCGCGGAGGGGTGGCCCATGCGCACTGA
- a CDS encoding ABC transporter substrate-binding protein: MSRKPATELTRRGFIAGAAGAGALLAAGPGLAAGKTLNVLSHKVHQTVLGSGDGDLLKDWRKANDAEIAFTTFDSNPLQDRLFREASLKETEYGIGYLIDNRPTSQIAALFEPLDAYQSKDAIEDFGDIAPGLVQGMTVDGKLIGIPVRHATQGLFYNEALLEEAGISAPPTTLEELIEQAKKCTFTSKAGTPVVGMVLASDLAVFPVMFARAYGGDFISADLKLVPNREAMEAALAALRGMFEAGSLPRSYATTKNDDHVTWMQQGRAAFSPLPFARAGQLNNPEQSKFPGKIKAIEFPGSATIRGKAPMASVVEAWAMSIPRNAKDKALAWSFIKEVSSKRVTLGMAINGNGPVRVSSYGDAGLKAKNPLAEVEAKVLATARGAFPPFPEAARAQATFLEEVQLAVLGRKPVKDAVSAIIERIKPMMPA; this comes from the coding sequence ATGTCGAGAAAGCCCGCCACCGAATTGACGCGCCGCGGTTTCATCGCCGGGGCAGCTGGGGCCGGAGCCCTGCTGGCCGCTGGCCCCGGCCTTGCCGCCGGCAAGACGCTGAACGTCCTCAGCCACAAGGTCCATCAGACCGTGCTCGGCAGCGGCGATGGCGACCTGCTCAAGGATTGGCGCAAGGCCAACGATGCCGAGATCGCCTTCACGACCTTCGACTCGAACCCGCTGCAGGACCGGCTCTTCCGCGAGGCCAGCCTGAAGGAGACTGAGTACGGCATCGGCTATCTCATCGACAACCGCCCGACCTCGCAGATCGCCGCGCTGTTCGAGCCGCTCGACGCCTATCAGAGCAAGGACGCGATCGAGGATTTCGGCGATATCGCGCCTGGCCTCGTTCAGGGCATGACGGTCGACGGCAAGCTGATCGGCATTCCCGTCCGCCATGCGACGCAGGGGCTGTTCTACAACGAGGCGCTGCTGGAGGAGGCCGGTATCTCCGCCCCGCCGACGACGCTGGAAGAGCTGATCGAGCAGGCGAAGAAGTGTACCTTCACCTCGAAGGCGGGAACGCCTGTCGTCGGCATGGTGCTGGCGAGCGACCTCGCCGTCTTCCCGGTGATGTTCGCCCGCGCCTATGGCGGTGATTTCATCAGCGCCGATCTCAAGCTCGTACCCAACCGCGAGGCGATGGAGGCGGCGCTCGCAGCCCTGCGCGGCATGTTCGAGGCGGGCTCGCTGCCGCGCAGCTATGCCACGACCAAGAACGACGATCACGTCACCTGGATGCAGCAGGGCCGCGCTGCCTTTTCGCCCTTGCCCTTCGCGCGCGCCGGCCAGCTCAACAATCCCGAGCAAAGCAAATTCCCTGGCAAGATCAAGGCGATCGAATTCCCGGGCTCGGCGACGATCCGTGGCAAGGCGCCGATGGCCTCCGTCGTCGAGGCCTGGGCAATGTCGATCCCCAGAAACGCCAAGGACAAGGCGCTCGCGTGGAGCTTCATCAAGGAGGTGTCGAGCAAGCGCGTGACGCTCGGCATGGCGATCAACGGTAACGGCCCGGTCCGCGTCTCGAGTTATGGCGATGCCGGGTTGAAGGCCAAGAACCCACTCGCCGAGGTCGAGGCCAAGGTGCTGGCGACGGCGCGCGGCGCCTTTCCGCCCTTCCCGGAAGCCGCCCGCGCCCAGGCGACCTTCCTCGAGGAGGTCCAGCTCGCCGTACTCGGCCGCAAGCCGGTCAAGGATGCCGTCTCCGCCATCATCGAGCGCATCAAGCCGATGATGCCCGCCTGA
- a CDS encoding carbohydrate ABC transporter permease has protein sequence MRTERLLIGAGKALAVIAILFWSLFPILFIAMSSLKPGQDIFAVPPKWLFAPTFKHYAELWRSWGVFFDGLLNSFVITLGATLLAIVASACAGYVYSRNSGRWLGASLLGLIIVRLIPPIVVTLPLFPIVNALGLSDTHLVLILLYATFFVSLGTVLMRTFMDQIPRELDEAASIDGASRLTILRKVIMPLAMPGVLAVAVFVIVFSWNEFLFAFIFTATKAKTAPLVISEMIGSIDGVDWGILFAAATVQLVPVLIFVVFMNRYLVAGLTAGSTKG, from the coding sequence ATGCGCACTGAGCGCCTTCTCATCGGGGCGGGCAAGGCGCTCGCCGTCATCGCGATCCTGTTCTGGTCGCTGTTCCCGATCCTGTTCATTGCGATGTCGTCGCTGAAGCCGGGGCAGGACATCTTCGCCGTGCCGCCGAAATGGCTGTTCGCGCCGACATTCAAGCACTACGCCGAGCTCTGGCGCTCCTGGGGCGTCTTTTTCGACGGGCTTTTGAACAGCTTCGTGATCACGCTCGGCGCGACGCTGCTCGCCATCGTCGCCAGCGCCTGCGCCGGCTATGTCTACTCACGCAATTCCGGGCGCTGGCTCGGGGCGAGCCTGCTCGGGCTCATCATTGTCCGCCTGATCCCGCCGATCGTGGTGACGCTGCCGCTCTTTCCGATCGTCAATGCGCTCGGCCTCAGCGACACGCATCTCGTGCTGATCCTCCTCTACGCGACCTTCTTCGTCTCGCTCGGCACGGTGCTGATGCGCACCTTCATGGACCAGATCCCGCGCGAGCTGGATGAGGCCGCCTCGATCGATGGCGCCAGCCGCCTGACCATCCTGCGCAAGGTCATCATGCCGCTCGCGATGCCCGGCGTGCTCGCCGTCGCGGTCTTCGTCATCGTCTTCTCCTGGAACGAGTTCCTCTTCGCCTTCATCTTCACTGCGACGAAGGCCAAGACCGCCCCGCTCGTGATCTCCGAGATGATCGGTTCCATCGACGGAGTCGACTGGGGAATCCTGTTCGCCGCCGCGACGGTGCAACTCGTGCCCGTCCTCATCTTCGTCGTCTTCATGAACCGCTACCTCGTGGCCGGCCTCACCGCCGGTTCGACGAAGGGGTAG